The region GGTGGTACATGCGCTATATCCTGCCCAAGTGGAGCAGTTTTTTATCCTGTATCCAAACCCGGAACCACATAACCCGGCACAGCGTTGGGCCAATATGCCGTTCTTTGAATTTTTGCTGTCACGCCTGAAAACAGGCGGCTCGATTACTTTGGCGAGTAACATTCCAGAATATATTGATGAAGCTGAACAGCAGATGAAAGAGTTATGGAGCCTGCCTTATGAGAAGCAGGTGATTGCCTCTGATTCGGCACGTACCCATTTTGAGATCAAGTATCTGGAGCGTGGTGAACTATGTCAGCAGCTGATTATTAGCAAGCCTGAGGGTTATGTTACCCGTTTTGATGATTTCCAGCCTCTACAGGGGCAAAATGCTGCGGTTGCGGAATAAGCCATGAGCAAACGCATAGCGATTGTCGGAGCAGGTCCGGCAGGGCTGATGGCAGCTGAAGTACTGAGTCAGCAGGATTATGAAGTGCATGTCTATGAGCAGAAACCGTCTGCTGCACGCAAATTCCTGATGGCAGGTAAGACTGGCCTGAATATCTCGCATGCTGAGCCAGTGGAACAGTTTGTCCAGCGTTATGATCAGGCTGAATGGCTGGCACCGTGGGTAAAACGCTGGGATGCCATCTGGATCCAGGAGTGGATGCAAGGCTTGGGTATTGAACCTTATATCGGTTCTTCTGGGCGGGTGTTTCCAACCGAAATGAAAGCAGCTCCGCTATTACGTGCCTGGTTAAAACGTCTGGCCGAGCAAGGTGTACAGTTTCATTACCGCCATCAGGTGACCCAGTTAAAACAGAATCAATTGGAACTGTTAGATTTGAAAACTGATGAGCCACGAACAGAACTCTTTAATGCGATTATCCTTGCCTGTGGCGCGGTATCCTGGTCTAAACTCGGTAGTGATGGAAAATGGCAGGCCTGGCTACAGACAGAAGAAATTGAACCTTTTCAGGCCAGCAATGCCGGGGTAGAATATCCATGGTCCAAGTTTATGCAGCCCGTTTTTGGTCAGCCACTCAAACGGGTCGAGGCCTGGGTGGAAGGCAGTGATAAGACGATGGGCGATATCGTTATCAGCTATTATGGTCTGGAAAGCGGTCTGATCTATAAACAGGGGCGAGGCTTACGTGAGCAGGTCAAATGCGGTCAGCCAATGCAGCTATATCTGGATCTATTCCCCGATCAAAGCACAGTGCAACTGGCGAAGAAATTACAGCTAAGCAAGAAACAATCTCTAAGCAATGTCTGGCGTAAGGCAGGACTGGAAGGCGCCAAAGCTGCACTGGTACGTGAGCTGGTGGCGAAAGAGATCTGGCAGGATGCTGAACGTCTGGCACAGCAAATCAAACAGTTGATGATTCCCCTAACTGGCTTCCGTCCAATTGAGGAAGCGATTAGCTGTGCCGGTGGCGTGAAATGTGACGTTCTGACTGGACATTTGCAACTTAAATCTAATCCTCAGGTTTTCCTGTGCGGGGAGATGCTGGACTGGGATGCACCCACCGGTGGTTATTTACTCACTGCCTGTATGGCAACAGGTCGTGCGGCGGGTGAAGGTGTGCAGCATTATTTAACCCAAGATTAATACTAGATCTCTTTCATAAATCAAAAAATGATGATCTATTCATCATATTTAAATGCGTATTGAAAGCTTCTTCTCCCTCAGGGATGAGGAGCATTCTCCGCATCAGGATGAGGGCATTTTTTGTAGAAAGCCTCTCCTTTTAGGAGAGGGGATCCAGGATAATTTTTTACTCGTTAAATAATGATTTAGCAAAGAAATTTGATGCTTCTAGTCTGTACCAACAATTGAAGCTTAATTATCCCTCTATAAAATTAAGGAAGCTTTTGCTTCCTTAATTTTATTTTGTCTCTGCTTTATTTGCAGCAGTTGTTTCTGAGTATTGTGAACGCCAGTGTTCCAGTTGTTCCTGGGCATGTAGATACTGTCCCAGACCTTTTACATTTTCCTTGGCATCATGCTGGATGGTTTGGTCTGAAGAAGTCTGGTCCAGCAGTTTTTGCTGCTGTTCCCAGTATTGATAAATCAGCCCCTGAATATAGCGGCCCTGTTCAGTTTTTAGTTCCAGACTTTTTAATAAAGCCAGTGCCGATTGCACATGGTCGCGCTGGCGTTGCTGCATAAATTCTTCCGTCAGGTTGCCTTCGTTACGCATGCGTTCAGTTTCGGCTTCTATATCATCATTTAAGGATTGCAAGCGCTGCTCAAAGTCATCCAGTACGGCAATATCCTGTTGATCATCAGCCGTTTTTGGAAAATCCTTCACTGGCTGTGTTTTCAGTTCATTCATCATTTCTTCAGCTGCTTCATTTTGCTGAGTTGCTTCCGGCTTCGGTGCATCTTTCTGATTACACGCCAGCAGAAACAGGGTAGAGCTAAGCAAGGTGATTCGGCTGAGGTTTTGGATATTTAGCATTGTTCTGTCCTATAAAGTTTTATTAAGGCGTTGGAATTTTTTGAAAGATATAAACATGGGTGACATAAGGGAAGTCAATCTGTTCATCAGGCTGCTTGCCAGTATGCGCTAGAACGATTTGTTCAAACTGAGATTTCAGTTGCTGTTGTACATCGTCAGGCTGGGCGGCAATAAAACTGGTCGAGAGCAGACGTTTGGAAACCACCTGTTCCACAGTGCCTGAATGGATCTGCTGCAAGGTTGTTTCTGCTACGGGGCGAAACAGCTGCTGATCCTGAAATACATCATGCCACTGACCGCTATGATAACGGGGTGTATCACCTTCCATCGGCAGAATAAAATCTGCCAGAGCTTTGACCCAGCCGACATTAACATCACGCTGGTTCCAGATCAGTACCAGATAGCCCCGATCTTTCAGTATCCGATGGATTTCTTTCAAACTATCCAGATTGGCAAACCAGTGAAAAGATTGTGCGCAAAACACGGCATGGATCGAGGCATTCTCCAGTGGCAGGGCGTCACTCATCGCCTGCAAGGTCGGAATATCTGGATGAACCCGCTTGAGTTGCGTTAACATCTCCGCGACAGGATCAACTGCCAGAATATGTGAACTGATGAATTTCAGCTGGGGCAGAAATTTGCCAGTACCGCTCCCTAAATCAAGTAGTTGGGCATCCGTAGTTAAGCCAAGCTGCTGTTGCAACCAGGGCACTAATGCTTCAGGATAACTTGGGCGCACCTGCTGATAGCGCTCAGCAGCGCTGCTAAACCCCTGTTTTGCAGCAGGATGCAATGATTGTGTCATATTTTGCGCTTTTTAATCTTGGTCTTCGCTATAAAATAGCATATTCATTTTTGCATCGTTTTGCGCCATTGAATTTGTAATGGAAGCGTACGTTTTACAGGCATGGGAAAGTTATGGAAAAACAAATCGTCTTTGAAGATGAGCACATTCGCGCGATCTTTATGCCGGGATCATCTTCAGAACTGATCTTCTCCTTCGGGGATCTGATTACCCGTGCCAAGGGAACCACCATCAATGCAGAGAAGTCGCTGCAAAAGTTTGAATTCAATGTGCTTGGGATTAT is a window of Acinetobacter sp. ASP199 DNA encoding:
- a CDS encoding tRNA (guanine-N(7)-)-methyltransferase is translated as MIMPIRQFQAQRMHAPRDFQSISPEPICVEIGAGKGKHALLFTRTHPEHKLIAIERTREKFLAMQKQHELEGQPNLQTVHADALPWVVHALYPAQVEQFFILYPNPEPHNPAQRWANMPFFEFLLSRLKTGGSITLASNIPEYIDEAEQQMKELWSLPYEKQVIASDSARTHFEIKYLERGELCQQLIISKPEGYVTRFDDFQPLQGQNAAVAE
- a CDS encoding TIGR03862 family flavoprotein; translation: MSKRIAIVGAGPAGLMAAEVLSQQDYEVHVYEQKPSAARKFLMAGKTGLNISHAEPVEQFVQRYDQAEWLAPWVKRWDAIWIQEWMQGLGIEPYIGSSGRVFPTEMKAAPLLRAWLKRLAEQGVQFHYRHQVTQLKQNQLELLDLKTDEPRTELFNAIILACGAVSWSKLGSDGKWQAWLQTEEIEPFQASNAGVEYPWSKFMQPVFGQPLKRVEAWVEGSDKTMGDIVISYYGLESGLIYKQGRGLREQVKCGQPMQLYLDLFPDQSTVQLAKKLQLSKKQSLSNVWRKAGLEGAKAALVRELVAKEIWQDAERLAQQIKQLMIPLTGFRPIEEAISCAGGVKCDVLTGHLQLKSNPQVFLCGEMLDWDAPTGGYLLTACMATGRAAGEGVQHYLTQD
- a CDS encoding class I SAM-dependent methyltransferase produces the protein MTQSLHPAAKQGFSSAAERYQQVRPSYPEALVPWLQQQLGLTTDAQLLDLGSGTGKFLPQLKFISSHILAVDPVAEMLTQLKRVHPDIPTLQAMSDALPLENASIHAVFCAQSFHWFANLDSLKEIHRILKDRGYLVLIWNQRDVNVGWVKALADFILPMEGDTPRYHSGQWHDVFQDQQLFRPVAETTLQQIHSGTVEQVVSKRLLSTSFIAAQPDDVQQQLKSQFEQIVLAHTGKQPDEQIDFPYVTHVYIFQKIPTP